One Thalassotalea atypica DNA window includes the following coding sequences:
- the tmk gene encoding dTMP kinase codes for MSKGKFIVIEGMEGAGKSSAIKVITKTLDEHNIAYQQTREPGGTPLAEQLRTIVKSADHQEVVTQETELFLMYASRSQLLQNVIEPALEGEQWVIGDRHDMSSRAYQGGGRKICEATIESIAQVTLKGFKPDLTIYLDIEPQIGLSRAKARGDLDRIELEQFEFFERVHAKYRQLAAQDKTVVTIDASQSMEKVHQNVKQAIDAFCVANK; via the coding sequence ATGTCGAAAGGCAAATTTATAGTTATCGAAGGCATGGAAGGTGCCGGAAAATCATCCGCTATCAAGGTTATTACTAAAACGCTCGACGAACATAACATCGCTTATCAGCAAACACGAGAGCCTGGCGGTACGCCTTTAGCGGAACAGTTGAGAACAATTGTAAAGTCAGCTGATCATCAAGAAGTGGTCACCCAAGAAACAGAGTTGTTTTTAATGTATGCGAGTAGAAGTCAGTTATTACAGAATGTTATTGAACCTGCATTAGAAGGTGAGCAATGGGTGATAGGCGATCGTCATGATATGTCATCTCGTGCATACCAAGGAGGTGGTCGTAAAATATGTGAAGCAACTATAGAGTCCATAGCTCAAGTGACACTAAAAGGTTTTAAACCTGACCTAACGATTTACTTAGATATTGAACCCCAAATCGGCTTATCACGCGCTAAAGCTCGTGGTGATTTAGATCGGATAGAACTAGAGCAATTTGAGTTTTTTGAACGAGTACATGCAAAATATCGACAACTTGCCGCTCAAGACAAAACAGTAGTTACAATAGATGCGAGTCAATCGATGGAAAAAGTACATCAAAATGTTAAACAGGCCATTGATGCTTTTTGCGTAGCGAATAAATAA
- the fabG gene encoding 3-oxoacyl-ACP reductase FabG: protein MFSLEGKVALVTGASRGIGKSIATQLKELGAVVIGTATSAHGADKISEYLGEGNGLVLNVTQDESIKALFEAIKEKHGSVDILVNNAGITRDNLIMRMKDDEWNDIIETNLSSVFKISKAVLRPMMKKRVGRIINIGSVVGSMGNAGQVNYATAKAGLLGFTKSLAREVASRGITVNTVAPGFIDTDMTQTLTDEQKEGISSQVPANRLGKPEEIANAVAFLASDAAAYITGETLHVNGGMYMV, encoded by the coding sequence ATGTTTTCTTTAGAAGGTAAGGTTGCATTGGTTACAGGCGCAAGCCGAGGTATTGGAAAATCAATTGCTACACAACTCAAAGAATTAGGTGCCGTTGTTATTGGTACGGCGACATCAGCGCATGGCGCAGATAAAATCAGTGAATATTTAGGCGAAGGTAATGGCTTAGTGTTGAATGTCACACAGGATGAGTCTATTAAGGCCCTGTTTGAAGCCATAAAAGAAAAACATGGCTCCGTCGACATTCTAGTCAATAATGCAGGAATTACGCGTGACAATTTGATCATGCGCATGAAAGACGATGAATGGAACGATATAATAGAAACCAACTTATCTTCTGTATTTAAGATAAGTAAAGCAGTACTTCGTCCGATGATGAAAAAACGTGTTGGACGGATCATTAATATCGGTTCAGTAGTAGGTTCTATGGGCAATGCTGGGCAAGTTAACTATGCAACGGCAAAAGCCGGTTTACTAGGTTTTACAAAATCTCTAGCAAGAGAAGTTGCATCACGCGGCATTACCGTTAATACTGTTGCACCTGGGTTTATTGATACTGATATGACTCAAACGTTGACAGATGAACAAAAGGAAGGCATCTCTTCACAGGTTCCTGCTAATAGACTTGGGAAACCAGAAGAAATTGCAAATGCTGTAGCATTTCTTGCTTCGGATGCTGCTGCTTATATCACAGGCGAAACATTGCATGTCAATGGCGGCATGTATATGGTCTAA
- the yceD gene encoding 23S rRNA accumulation protein YceD — protein sequence MKNLKLPITIDPFKSAQRRLECEGVFKLTEMNRLLAVCETHGEQVKVSVQFDVDELGLVVLTGKASASVSLTCQRCTEDFEQEIEAEFCFSPVKKPELADELPSYYDAIELDENGEVNLRELVEEELILMIPLIPKHNLEDCNAQADSVWGELPEELDKPNPFDVLKQLK from the coding sequence ATGAAAAATCTTAAACTTCCAATAACAATTGATCCGTTTAAAAGCGCTCAGCGTCGATTAGAGTGCGAAGGCGTATTTAAGTTAACGGAAATGAATAGATTGCTTGCTGTGTGTGAAACACATGGTGAGCAAGTTAAAGTTAGTGTGCAATTTGATGTGGATGAACTTGGACTGGTTGTATTAACAGGAAAAGCATCGGCGTCCGTGTCATTAACTTGTCAGCGTTGTACAGAAGATTTTGAGCAGGAAATTGAAGCTGAATTTTGTTTTAGTCCTGTGAAAAAGCCTGAACTCGCTGATGAATTGCCGTCATATTATGACGCAATTGAATTAGATGAAAATGGTGAAGTAAACTTGCGAGAATTAGTAGAAGAAGAGTTAATCCTCATGATTCCATTAATTCCAAAGCACAACTTAGAAGATTGTAATGCGCAAGCAGACAGTGTTTGGGGTGAGTTGCCGGAAGAGCTTGATAAACCGAATCCATTTGATGTATTGAAACAGCTCAAGTAG
- the plsX gene encoding phosphate acyltransferase PlsX, which produces MNNLTIALDVMGGDKGPLITIPSAIMAVNQLPSLQLILCGDKNVIEQLLRTHQALEHPQLSIEHTTQIVTMCEKPSSAMRGKKDSSMRKAIDLVNEGTAQACVSAGNTGALFATAHFVLKTLPGIERPALLSALPTRLPNAHVFMLDLGANVFCDANVLYQFAIMGSVLAQEVDGIARPKVALLNMGEEEIKGSDHIKLAASQLQQNPDINYIGFIEGNDIFNNKADVIVCDGFVGNVALKTCEGVASLVYEKVKEVLEKNIFARILGRILAPTLKKLFKSMNPDQYNGASLVGLRGIVVKSHGNANSKAFFTAIMEAVKEVERQVPKKIKDKLEHGLKQRQ; this is translated from the coding sequence TTGAATAATCTAACCATTGCGTTAGATGTTATGGGGGGCGATAAAGGCCCCCTTATAACGATCCCTTCAGCAATAATGGCCGTCAATCAATTGCCATCTTTGCAACTTATACTTTGTGGCGATAAAAATGTCATAGAGCAACTTTTACGTACCCATCAAGCGTTAGAACATCCCCAACTTTCAATTGAGCATACAACGCAAATCGTCACCATGTGTGAAAAACCTTCCAGTGCGATGCGTGGTAAGAAAGACTCGTCCATGCGAAAAGCGATTGATCTCGTTAATGAAGGTACTGCTCAAGCCTGTGTGAGTGCAGGGAATACTGGGGCTTTGTTTGCTACAGCCCACTTTGTTCTAAAAACATTACCAGGAATAGAACGACCAGCTTTGCTATCAGCATTACCAACGCGGCTTCCGAATGCTCATGTGTTTATGTTGGATTTAGGCGCTAATGTATTCTGTGACGCAAATGTTTTATATCAGTTTGCCATTATGGGCTCTGTTTTGGCTCAAGAGGTTGATGGTATTGCACGTCCCAAAGTCGCACTATTAAATATGGGTGAAGAAGAAATAAAGGGAAGTGATCACATCAAGTTAGCTGCGTCACAGCTGCAACAGAACCCTGATATCAATTATATTGGATTTATCGAAGGGAATGATATTTTCAATAATAAGGCCGATGTCATTGTCTGTGATGGGTTTGTTGGTAATGTTGCGCTTAAAACATGTGAAGGGGTAGCAAGTTTAGTTTACGAAAAAGTTAAAGAAGTACTCGAAAAAAACATATTTGCTCGAATATTAGGCCGAATTCTAGCGCCAACGTTAAAAAAACTCTTTAAATCAATGAACCCCGACCAGTACAACGGTGCAAGTTTGGTAGGATTGCGTGGCATTGTGGTTAAAAGCCATGGAAATGCAAATTCGAAAGCTTTCTTTACTGCGATAATGGAAGCGGTAAAAGAAGTCGAAAGACAAGTTCCAAAGAAGATAAAAGACAAATTGGAACATGGTTTAAAGCAAAGGCAATAA
- the fabF gene encoding beta-ketoacyl-ACP synthase II → MRRVVVTGLGMLSPLGNSPEATWSALLEGKSGIGMIEHFDTTEYPTRFAGLVKDFNVEDYMPKKDAKKMDLFIQYGVAAGIQAFIDSGMEINDSNASRVGVAVGSGIGGLGLIEQNHEKMLKTSPKKLSPFFVPSTIINMISGHLSIKYGLKGPNISIVTACTSGVHNIGHAARMIAYGDADAMLAGGAEKASTTLGMGGFGAARALSTRNDDPQKASRPWDKDRDGFVLGDGAGVIMVEEYEHAKARGAKIYAELVGFGMSGDAYHMTSPPADGEGAAAAMVNAINDSKIDRNKIGYINAHGTSTPAGDIAETNAVKAVFGEQAKNLLVGSTKSMTGHLLGAAGSVEAIFTIQALVNNKVPPTINLDNPDEGCDLDYISDGARDVDLEYALCNSFGFGGTNGSLLFKKV, encoded by the coding sequence ATGCGACGCGTTGTAGTTACCGGTCTAGGTATGTTAAGCCCTCTGGGCAATTCACCTGAAGCAACTTGGAGTGCCTTATTAGAAGGCAAAAGTGGCATCGGGATGATCGAACATTTTGATACCACAGAATACCCAACTCGTTTTGCAGGCCTAGTTAAAGACTTTAATGTTGAAGACTATATGCCTAAAAAAGACGCAAAAAAAATGGATTTATTCATTCAGTACGGCGTTGCGGCAGGTATTCAAGCATTTATTGATTCTGGAATGGAAATCAATGACTCGAATGCATCACGTGTAGGTGTAGCAGTCGGCTCTGGTATCGGTGGCCTAGGTCTTATAGAACAAAATCATGAAAAAATGTTAAAGACAAGCCCTAAAAAGCTGTCACCATTTTTCGTACCATCGACCATCATTAACATGATATCAGGCCATTTATCGATCAAGTATGGTTTAAAAGGCCCCAATATTTCGATTGTTACGGCTTGTACTAGTGGCGTCCATAACATTGGTCACGCCGCTAGAATGATTGCTTATGGTGATGCTGACGCTATGTTAGCTGGTGGAGCTGAAAAAGCATCGACTACTTTGGGTATGGGCGGCTTTGGCGCAGCAAGAGCACTTTCTACTCGTAATGATGATCCGCAAAAAGCATCACGCCCTTGGGATAAAGACCGTGATGGCTTTGTCCTTGGTGATGGTGCAGGTGTTATTATGGTTGAAGAGTATGAGCATGCAAAAGCTCGTGGCGCTAAAATTTATGCTGAACTGGTTGGTTTTGGCATGAGTGGCGATGCTTATCATATGACGTCTCCTCCAGCAGATGGTGAAGGAGCTGCCGCAGCAATGGTAAATGCTATCAATGATTCAAAAATAGACCGAAATAAAATCGGTTATATCAATGCTCATGGTACATCAACCCCAGCTGGTGATATAGCTGAAACGAATGCCGTAAAAGCTGTTTTTGGTGAGCAAGCAAAGAACCTTTTAGTTGGTTCAACTAAATCAATGACAGGCCATTTATTAGGCGCGGCGGGCTCGGTTGAAGCTATATTTACAATTCAAGCACTGGTAAACAACAAAGTGCCACCGACAATTAATTTAGATAACCCTGATGAAGGCTGCGACCTAGACTATATTTCAGATGGCGCACGTGATGTAGATTTAGAGTATGCATTATGTAATTCATTTGGTTTTGGTGGTACAAACGGTTCACTATTATTCAAGAAAGTTTAA
- a CDS encoding TatD family hydrolase, which produces MFIDSHCHLDRLDLTDFNDDLSFVVNAASAVSVNEMLCVSVTLQEFPKMAELTKPFPNVYLSCGTHPLNQEDKVDQGQLHVLAQHPRVIAIGETGLDYFYAPETKALQQDSFRKHIRVARELNKPLIIHTRDAQEDTLAILQEERADQIGGILHCFTESLEMAEAAMDIGFYISFSGIVTFKNASALREVARKIPNDKFLIETDAPYLAPVPHRGQQNQPAYVVDVAKHLASIRGQSVEDIARLSTDNFNKLFNLSQNTA; this is translated from the coding sequence GTGTTTATAGATTCTCACTGTCATCTAGATCGCCTAGATTTGACAGATTTTAACGACGACTTAAGCTTTGTTGTTAATGCAGCATCGGCTGTTAGTGTCAACGAAATGTTATGCGTTAGCGTAACACTTCAAGAATTTCCTAAAATGGCTGAATTAACAAAGCCTTTTCCTAATGTTTACCTATCCTGTGGAACGCATCCACTAAATCAGGAAGACAAAGTCGATCAGGGACAACTTCACGTGCTTGCCCAACATCCACGCGTTATTGCGATTGGTGAAACGGGCTTAGATTATTTTTATGCACCGGAAACCAAAGCACTACAGCAAGACTCATTTAGAAAGCATATAAGAGTTGCGAGAGAATTAAATAAACCACTCATTATTCATACCCGTGATGCCCAAGAAGATACACTTGCGATATTACAGGAAGAGCGAGCTGATCAGATTGGGGGAATTTTGCATTGCTTTACAGAGTCACTCGAAATGGCTGAAGCTGCAATGGATATAGGATTTTATATATCATTTTCCGGTATTGTTACGTTTAAAAATGCGTCGGCGCTACGTGAAGTAGCTAGAAAAATACCGAATGATAAATTCTTGATTGAAACAGATGCTCCATATCTTGCACCAGTACCTCACCGAGGCCAACAGAATCAGCCTGCTTATGTTGTCGACGTTGCTAAGCATTTGGCAAGTATTCGAGGGCAATCGGTTGAAGATATTGCCAGATTGTCGACAGATAACTTTAACAAGCTATTTAACTTATCACAAAATACTGCTTGA
- the pabC gene encoding aminodeoxychorismate lyase yields the protein MTLLFSSMNEQTVFNIDVNERGLAYGDGHFTTAKIIDGNIEHLNLHIARLVHAHDVLGLATSVAEIDTERLIDYLSRVAKDFDKAVVKVMITAGAGGRGYARNGLKQLNIFVLISSFPEHYDLWRSRGIDLGLSPFVLSSSPVLAGIKHLNRIEQVLIRDELERRNEDDVLVCDQYGNVIEASCANLFWFKNGQWHTPELSTSGVDGIYRQFILSRVEHIKVDSYSVAVLEDVDAMFICNSVMGIVSVAKYKGVSLTTTPVTLLGELIK from the coding sequence ATGACCCTACTTTTTAGTTCAATGAATGAACAAACCGTATTTAATATCGATGTTAATGAACGTGGGTTAGCCTATGGTGATGGGCATTTTACTACGGCCAAAATAATTGACGGAAACATAGAGCATTTAAATCTCCATATTGCCCGGTTGGTCCATGCACATGATGTTTTAGGTTTAGCGACAAGTGTTGCTGAAATTGATACTGAGCGTTTAATTGACTATCTTAGCAGGGTAGCGAAAGACTTTGATAAAGCCGTTGTCAAAGTTATGATAACGGCTGGAGCTGGTGGTCGAGGATATGCAAGGAATGGTTTAAAACAATTAAATATTTTTGTGTTAATTTCTTCCTTCCCTGAGCATTACGACTTGTGGCGAAGTCGAGGGATAGATCTTGGTCTGAGTCCATTTGTACTTTCTTCTAGTCCTGTACTTGCCGGCATTAAACATTTAAACCGAATAGAACAAGTCTTGATCAGAGATGAACTTGAGCGGCGAAATGAAGATGATGTTCTGGTTTGTGATCAATATGGCAATGTAATAGAAGCAAGTTGCGCGAACCTGTTTTGGTTTAAAAATGGTCAATGGCATACGCCTGAATTATCTACATCGGGGGTTGACGGTATATATCGCCAGTTCATCCTTTCAAGAGTAGAACATATAAAAGTCGATTCTTATTCTGTAGCAGTGTTAGAAGATGTCGACGCTATGTTTATTTGTAATTCAGTCATGGGTATAGTGTCGGTTGCAAAATACAAAGGGGTATCGTTAACAACGACTCCAGTTACTTTATTGGGTGAATTAATAAAATGA
- the acpP gene encoding acyl carrier protein, producing MSTIEERVKKITVEQLGVSEEEVTIEASFVDDLGADSLDTVELVMALEEEFDTEIPDEEAEKITTVQAAVDYVTANQ from the coding sequence ATGAGTACAATCGAAGAACGCGTAAAGAAAATCACTGTTGAGCAATTAGGTGTTAGTGAAGAAGAAGTAACAATTGAAGCTTCATTTGTTGACGACTTAGGCGCTGACTCGCTAGACACAGTTGAATTAGTAATGGCGTTAGAAGAAGAGTTTGACACTGAGATTCCTGATGAAGAAGCAGAGAAAATCACTACAGTTCAAGCTGCTGTTGATTACGTTACTGCTAATCAATAA
- a CDS encoding GntR family transcriptional regulator, translating to MALLNPTQQVAITTADKVFEQIQNAIVEGVIAAGSKISEPELAKKFQISRSTLREALNRLEKCHLIVRKANVGSRVVECTIEGLLEIYIVREALEGMACRQAAQNMTDEEIANMKTMLETHSQAKDLKDGVAYYQEEGDLDFHYKVILGSHNKELINILCGQLYHLVRMYRCQFGMNSPRATRAFDEHSRIIEAIADRDGELAEMLMRRHIAASRKNIENKIALKSEQNQHTHNSTS from the coding sequence ATGGCATTACTCAATCCTACACAACAAGTGGCAATTACTACTGCTGATAAAGTTTTTGAACAAATTCAAAATGCGATTGTTGAAGGAGTTATTGCCGCGGGTAGCAAGATCAGTGAGCCAGAATTAGCGAAAAAATTTCAAATTAGTCGTTCAACTTTAAGAGAAGCATTAAATCGTTTAGAAAAATGTCATTTGATTGTTCGTAAGGCTAATGTTGGCTCGCGTGTGGTTGAGTGCACTATTGAAGGCTTGCTCGAAATTTATATTGTTAGAGAAGCACTTGAAGGCATGGCCTGTCGTCAGGCGGCCCAAAATATGACTGATGAAGAAATCGCTAACATGAAGACGATGTTAGAAACACACAGTCAAGCTAAAGACTTAAAAGACGGCGTTGCATATTATCAAGAAGAAGGTGATTTAGACTTTCACTATAAAGTAATTCTTGGCAGTCATAATAAAGAACTCATCAATATTTTATGCGGACAGTTATATCACTTAGTCCGCATGTATCGTTGTCAATTTGGCATGAACAGCCCACGTGCAACACGTGCTTTTGACGAACACTCCAGAATTATTGAAGCTATTGCCGATAGAGATGGTGAATTGGCTGAAATGTTAATGCGTCGCCATATCGCAGCATCGCGTAAGAATATAGAAAACAAAATTGCCCTAAAATCTGAGCAAAATCAACATACACATAACTCAACAAGTTAA
- the mltG gene encoding endolytic transglycosylase MltG gives MIKRLVVTLFALGAILVLSFYYLLNQKMNQRLPLTQPTLFSINAGESLNSLSKQLKTMAWIETRFWIRAFVRLNPKYSALKQGTYQINNYDTLKTLLQRLVDGDEHQFSITFVEGLTLKEWLVILNKQPYIIKTAETDSIANIVEYLGINQENPEGWFFPETYAYTAGTKDIELLQRAHRKMELVLTAAWQQKTQQLPYENAYQALIMASIIEKETGKTFEQGKIASVFVNRLNRKMRLQTDPTVIYGLGERFQGNITRAHLKEKTAYNTYRINGLPPTPIAMPGLSAITAALNPEYTDDFYFVSRGDGTHQFSSTLSQHNKAVAKYQLGKN, from the coding sequence ATGATCAAACGTTTAGTTGTTACGCTTTTTGCACTAGGCGCAATATTAGTTTTGAGCTTTTATTACCTGTTGAATCAAAAAATGAATCAAAGGCTCCCGTTAACTCAGCCAACGTTGTTTTCCATTAACGCAGGGGAATCGTTAAATAGCTTGTCCAAACAATTGAAGACAATGGCATGGATTGAAACACGCTTTTGGATCAGGGCTTTTGTTCGGCTTAATCCTAAGTACTCTGCGTTAAAGCAGGGAACTTATCAGATTAATAACTATGATACCCTGAAAACTCTGCTGCAAAGGCTCGTCGATGGTGATGAGCATCAGTTTAGTATCACGTTTGTAGAAGGTTTAACGCTTAAGGAGTGGTTAGTAATACTAAATAAACAGCCCTATATCATTAAAACAGCAGAGACCGACTCAATCGCTAATATTGTTGAGTATTTAGGCATCAACCAAGAAAATCCAGAAGGGTGGTTTTTTCCTGAAACCTATGCATATACAGCCGGTACAAAAGATATTGAGTTGCTTCAAAGAGCGCATCGTAAAATGGAGTTAGTCTTAACAGCTGCGTGGCAACAAAAAACACAGCAGTTACCCTACGAAAACGCCTATCAAGCCTTGATTATGGCCTCTATTATAGAGAAAGAGACTGGAAAAACTTTTGAGCAAGGAAAGATTGCCTCTGTATTCGTTAATCGTCTGAATAGAAAAATGCGATTACAAACGGATCCGACAGTTATTTATGGCTTAGGAGAGCGTTTTCAAGGTAATATCACTCGAGCACATTTAAAAGAAAAAACTGCTTACAATACGTACAGAATTAATGGCCTGCCGCCAACACCTATTGCAATGCCGGGATTATCTGCCATCACAGCAGCTTTAAACCCTGAGTACACGGACGACTTTTATTTTGTTAGTCGTGGTGACGGCACGCATCAGTTTTCATCAACTTTATCACAGCACAACAAAGCAGTTGCTAAATATCAGTTAGGAAAAAATTAA
- the fabD gene encoding ACP S-malonyltransferase, with amino-acid sequence MQNELAFVFPGQGSQTIGMLADFADNDTVQQTFAQASKALGYDVWQLISQGPAEKLNATNYTQPALLTASVALWRLLKSETSLSPAYLAGHSLGEYSALVCAEVISLEEAVVLVEKRGEYMQASVPEGVGAMFAIIGLADDKIIEACAEAAQGDVVSAVNFNSPGQVVIAGHKSAVERAGELCKAAGAKRALPLPVSVPSHCALMKGAADLLAEELKQVTFNAPSIPVINNVDVAAETDGEAIKQALIKQLYSPVRWTETVEHLAQHDVVQLVEVGPGKVLQGLTKRINKSLTCISVNDVATLDKAKEINK; translated from the coding sequence ATGCAAAACGAACTAGCATTTGTGTTTCCCGGACAAGGCTCACAAACTATTGGAATGTTGGCAGATTTTGCTGACAACGACACCGTTCAACAAACATTCGCACAAGCGTCAAAAGCATTAGGCTACGATGTTTGGCAGCTGATCTCACAAGGACCAGCAGAAAAACTAAATGCGACCAATTATACCCAGCCAGCACTCTTAACGGCCAGTGTTGCGCTTTGGCGGTTACTGAAAAGTGAAACATCCCTGTCACCAGCATATTTAGCCGGTCATAGCTTAGGGGAATATTCTGCACTTGTTTGTGCAGAGGTAATTTCATTAGAAGAAGCGGTTGTTTTGGTTGAGAAACGTGGTGAGTATATGCAAGCGTCTGTTCCGGAAGGAGTCGGGGCGATGTTCGCCATAATTGGCTTGGCAGACGACAAAATAATCGAAGCATGCGCAGAGGCTGCACAAGGTGATGTTGTATCTGCTGTGAACTTTAACTCTCCAGGTCAAGTGGTTATTGCTGGCCACAAGTCGGCCGTAGAGCGCGCAGGTGAGTTATGCAAAGCAGCGGGCGCGAAACGCGCATTACCTTTGCCAGTTAGCGTGCCATCGCATTGCGCATTGATGAAAGGTGCTGCTGACCTGCTTGCTGAGGAATTAAAACAAGTAACATTTAACGCACCTAGTATTCCTGTTATCAATAATGTTGATGTTGCAGCTGAAACAGATGGTGAAGCAATTAAACAGGCACTCATTAAGCAGCTATATAGTCCGGTACGCTGGACGGAAACTGTTGAGCATCTAGCACAACATGATGTGGTACAGCTTGTTGAAGTGGGTCCAGGTAAAGTACTACAAGGCTTAACAAAAAGAATCAATAAATCGCTTACGTGTATTTCAGTAAATGACGTAGCGACTTTGGACAAAGCGAAAGAAATTAATAAATAG
- the rpmF gene encoding 50S ribosomal protein L32, with translation MAVQKSKKSRARRGMRRSHDALTAENLSVDPVSGETHRRHHVTADGFYKGVKVIAK, from the coding sequence ATGGCAGTTCAAAAAAGTAAAAAGTCTCGTGCAAGACGTGGCATGCGCCGTTCACACGATGCTTTAACAGCAGAAAACTTATCAGTAGATCCAGTATCTGGTGAAACTCATCGTCGTCACCACGTGACAGCTGATGGCTTTTACAAAGGCGTAAAAGTAATCGCTAAGTAA
- a CDS encoding PilZ domain-containing protein translates to MSTLFIEFVSERDLYLSYMPFLKNGGLFVRTSESFELGDEIELDVQLPDSLENSTVKGNVCWLTPIGAQNGTPPGVGVSFVEDKENVKAQIEKSIARFLSSSDPTLTM, encoded by the coding sequence TTGAGTACGCTATTTATAGAATTTGTTTCTGAACGAGATTTGTATCTTTCCTATATGCCATTTTTAAAAAATGGTGGCTTATTTGTACGTACTTCAGAATCTTTTGAGCTAGGTGATGAGATTGAACTCGATGTACAATTACCTGACTCCTTAGAAAACTCTACCGTTAAGGGTAATGTATGTTGGTTGACGCCAATAGGGGCCCAAAATGGAACACCTCCGGGAGTTGGTGTTAGTTTTGTTGAAGATAAAGAAAATGTTAAAGCCCAAATAGAAAAGTCCATTGCTAGGTTTCTGAGCTCTTCAGATCCTACCTTAACTATGTAG
- a CDS encoding beta-ketoacyl-ACP synthase III, translating to MYSKIVGTGSYFPKQIRSNADLEKMVDTSDDWITDRTGIKERRISNESETVAYMGAEAAKKALEMANLEAKDIDMIIMGTTSSHADLPSAACFVQKYLEVPYIPAFDIAAACSGFIYSLSVADQFIKSNTSKRILVIGADNLSHMCDPTDRNTIVLFGDGAGACILEASEEQGILSTHIHSDGKHGALLGADAPKRGEVMTEESAYIYMKGNEVFKFAVTRLSEIVEETLAHNNMDKSDIDWLVPHQANLRIIKAAAKKLSMPMEQVVVTLDKHGNTSAATIPTALDEAIRDGRIKRGQTILMEAFGSGFTWGSALIKY from the coding sequence ATGTATTCAAAAATCGTTGGTACAGGTAGCTATTTCCCTAAACAAATTCGTTCAAATGCCGACCTAGAAAAAATGGTAGATACAAGTGATGATTGGATAACCGATCGTACAGGTATCAAAGAACGTCGTATCTCGAACGAAAGTGAAACTGTTGCTTATATGGGCGCAGAGGCAGCTAAAAAAGCGTTAGAAATGGCTAATTTAGAAGCCAAAGATATTGATATGATTATTATGGGAACAACGAGTTCTCATGCTGATTTACCTAGTGCTGCATGTTTTGTTCAAAAATATCTAGAAGTACCTTACATTCCAGCTTTTGATATTGCGGCTGCATGCTCAGGTTTTATCTATTCATTGAGCGTAGCCGATCAATTCATTAAATCTAATACATCTAAGCGCATTCTAGTAATTGGTGCAGATAACCTTTCCCATATGTGTGACCCGACAGATAGAAACACCATCGTATTATTTGGTGATGGTGCAGGTGCATGCATTCTAGAAGCATCTGAAGAGCAAGGGATATTATCTACGCATATTCATTCAGACGGTAAACATGGCGCACTACTTGGTGCTGACGCGCCTAAGCGCGGTGAAGTAATGACCGAGGAAAGCGCCTATATCTATATGAAAGGAAATGAAGTATTTAAATTTGCAGTGACACGATTAAGTGAAATTGTTGAAGAAACCCTTGCTCATAATAATATGGATAAATCTGATATTGATTGGTTGGTGCCACATCAAGCTAACCTCCGGATTATCAAAGCTGCCGCTAAAAAGCTGTCAATGCCAATGGAACAAGTAGTTGTAACGTTGGATAAGCACGGCAATACGTCTGCAGCTACAATCCCTACAGCACTTGACGAAGCTATCAGAGATGGTCGAATCAAGCGCGGACAAACTATTCTGATGGAAGCCTTTGGTAGTGGTTTTACCTGGGGTTCTGCACTTATAAAATATTAG